The Couchioplanes caeruleus sequence GCCCTGGTCAAGTGTCGGTTGCCGATGAGTCGCTGAGCCAGGGAGAGAGTTGCCCGCATTCGTCCGTCTGGTCCGTGGGTCGGCCACGTCACCATGGTCATCGCCGCGCTCACTGGTAACGTAGCGTCAGCCATCGGGCGGCCCTTGATCGGGGTGCCCGCTGCGTCAGCAAATAAGCACAGACGTCCTTTAACGACCCGTCCCGTGAGGCGGGGAAGGAGGTCCGCCGTGGCATACCCACGTGCCGACACAGGTTCCGCGAAGATCATTCTTTCGGGGTCCGACCTGCACCGGGTCGTCGACCGCATCGCCCATCAGATCCTCGAGAAGACGTCCGGGGCCACGGACACCGTGCTGCTCGGCATCCCGACCCGCGGCGTACCGCTGGCGCGCCGGCTCGCCTCCCGCATCCACGCCTTCGAGGGCATCGACATTCCGGTCGGGGCGCTGGACATCACCCTCTACCGCGACGATCTGCGGCTGCACGCCACCCGGGCGCTCGGCAAGACCGACATCCCGGGCGGCGGGCTCGACGGCCGCCGG is a genomic window containing:
- the pyrR gene encoding bifunctional pyr operon transcriptional regulator/uracil phosphoribosyltransferase PyrR, which gives rise to MAYPRADTGSAKIILSGSDLHRVVDRIAHQILEKTSGATDTVLLGIPTRGVPLARRLASRIHAFEGIDIPVGALDITLYRDDLRLHATRALGKTDIPGGGLDGRRVILVDDVLFSGRTVRAALDALSDVGRPSSVQLAVLVDRGHRELPIRADYVGKNIPTALAETVRVSLAETDDGVDEVRLSGGAA